Proteins co-encoded in one Dyella japonica A8 genomic window:
- a CDS encoding TolC family protein, with amino-acid sequence MSPSFAKPLAGRSAWPRKAAAVLLTACLGGCATYHAKPLPAQAASSSSLSQLQGYDTAALPLDMAAVERLVLLNNPDLRSQHARRQAAQAQRKQDGVLPNPSVGGNVGYLLSGAGDATAWTASISQDITSLITLRPRREAAQATADEVDAGLLWEQWQVLGKARLLVIDLVEGQRQIALQQQALDALAQRESRIVSAVGAGNMERVTVASDLAAAADARTALNDLQRRQLDLQQQLNALLGLKPDVVVPLSPSLPAPSVDAASIRQQFDDVSRRRPDLVALQLGYRAQEATLRAAVLAQFPPLAIGYDASQDNSRVRNGGPAVNFTLPLFDHNQHNVAIAKATREQLHQEYTVRLATSRDEVDALLAQYAQLDAQQKTLVPATDSAVHASAQAGQAAQAGLLDLRNVTDLHVAALNRQLAQLATEQAMLEQQAALELLVGRGMPTALEQDVMAP; translated from the coding sequence GTGTCTCCTTCGTTTGCCAAGCCCCTGGCAGGACGTTCCGCGTGGCCGCGCAAGGCCGCGGCTGTCCTGCTGACCGCCTGCCTTGGCGGCTGCGCCACGTACCATGCGAAGCCGCTGCCGGCGCAGGCCGCGTCGTCGTCGTCGCTGTCTCAGTTACAAGGTTATGACACGGCCGCCTTGCCGCTGGACATGGCGGCGGTCGAACGCCTGGTGCTGCTGAACAACCCGGATCTGCGCAGCCAGCATGCGCGCCGCCAGGCGGCGCAGGCACAGCGCAAGCAGGACGGCGTGCTGCCCAACCCCAGCGTTGGCGGCAACGTCGGTTACCTGCTCTCCGGCGCCGGCGACGCCACCGCGTGGACGGCGTCGATCAGCCAGGACATCACCTCGCTGATCACCTTGCGCCCGCGCCGCGAAGCGGCCCAGGCCACGGCGGACGAAGTGGATGCCGGACTGCTGTGGGAGCAATGGCAGGTGCTGGGCAAGGCGCGCCTGCTGGTCATCGACCTGGTGGAAGGCCAGCGGCAGATCGCCCTGCAGCAGCAGGCGCTGGATGCGCTGGCGCAGCGCGAATCGCGCATCGTCAGTGCGGTGGGCGCTGGCAACATGGAGCGCGTCACGGTGGCATCCGATCTCGCCGCCGCCGCGGATGCGCGCACCGCGTTGAACGATCTGCAGCGTCGCCAGCTGGATCTGCAGCAGCAACTCAATGCGCTGCTGGGCCTCAAGCCTGACGTTGTCGTGCCCTTGTCGCCGTCGCTGCCCGCGCCCAGCGTGGACGCCGCGTCGATTCGCCAGCAGTTCGACGACGTCAGCCGTCGCCGGCCGGACCTGGTCGCGCTGCAGCTTGGCTATCGCGCGCAGGAGGCCACGCTGCGTGCCGCTGTGCTTGCGCAGTTTCCACCGCTGGCGATCGGTTACGACGCCTCGCAGGACAACAGCCGCGTGCGCAATGGCGGCCCGGCGGTGAACTTCACCTTGCCGCTGTTCGATCACAACCAGCACAACGTCGCCATCGCCAAGGCGACGCGCGAACAACTGCATCAGGAATACACCGTGCGGCTGGCGACCTCGCGCGACGAGGTCGATGCCTTGCTCGCGCAATACGCGCAGCTCGACGCACAGCAGAAGACGCTCGTCCCGGCCACCGACAGCGCCGTGCACGCCTCAGCGCAGGCCGGGCAGGCTGCGCAGGCCGGCCTGCTGGATCTGCGCAACGTTACCGATCTCCACGTCGCCGCCCTCAACCGGCAGCTGGCGCAACTGGCGACCGAGCAGGCCATGCTCGAACAACAGGCTGCGCTGGAACTGCTGGTGGGACGCGGCATGCCGACTGCTCTTGAACAGGATGTGATGGCCCCATGA
- a CDS encoding efflux RND transporter periplasmic adaptor subunit, giving the protein MTYRLPWIYRLPWIAVVLAACALSACSGGEAPDEATVSAAVTTVPVKQGSLPDTVTAYGNAGPAADAAQVVNVQAAGRVLRWNVTAGASVKRGQSLLTFALAPSAVAAYQQAVTAQQLAETQRAHTAQLLSQQLATRDQMEQAEKALHDAQSNLDALVQQQGRSPTVDVKAPFDGTVATVDAQQGDNLQPGAPLLTVQRGDGLVVTAGVEREAMGRVQVGAKAELVPIDGGEAMHGTVRRVARTLNKNTHQLDVEIVPDGALVGGEGFRAEIVVGQWQGWLVPRDSVQGDEEDRHVFQVADGKAKSVPVKVLGETDEVTVATGALDAKLPLVTEGATQLDDGMVVRMPAEKTKP; this is encoded by the coding sequence ATGACTTATCGACTGCCATGGATTTATCGACTGCCATGGATCGCCGTGGTGCTGGCTGCCTGCGCGCTGTCCGCATGCTCCGGTGGTGAAGCGCCCGACGAAGCGACGGTGAGCGCCGCCGTGACCACCGTGCCGGTGAAGCAGGGCAGCCTGCCCGATACCGTGACCGCCTACGGCAATGCCGGGCCTGCCGCCGATGCGGCGCAGGTCGTCAATGTGCAGGCCGCCGGCCGTGTGCTGCGCTGGAACGTGACCGCCGGTGCATCGGTGAAGCGCGGCCAGTCGCTGCTTACGTTTGCGCTGGCGCCTTCCGCCGTGGCGGCCTATCAGCAGGCCGTGACGGCGCAGCAGCTGGCCGAAACGCAACGCGCGCATACCGCGCAACTGCTGTCGCAGCAGCTCGCCACGCGCGACCAGATGGAGCAGGCGGAAAAAGCCCTGCATGACGCGCAGTCCAACCTGGATGCCCTGGTGCAGCAGCAAGGCCGCAGCCCCACGGTGGACGTGAAGGCGCCGTTCGACGGCACCGTGGCGACGGTCGATGCGCAGCAGGGTGACAACCTGCAGCCGGGCGCGCCGCTGCTCACCGTCCAGCGCGGCGACGGCCTGGTGGTGACTGCCGGGGTGGAACGCGAGGCGATGGGGCGTGTGCAGGTAGGCGCCAAGGCCGAGCTGGTTCCCATCGATGGCGGCGAGGCCATGCATGGCACCGTGCGCCGCGTGGCGCGCACGCTCAACAAGAACACGCACCAGCTCGACGTGGAGATCGTGCCCGATGGCGCGCTTGTCGGTGGCGAAGGGTTCCGCGCCGAGATCGTGGTGGGCCAGTGGCAGGGCTGGTTGGTGCCCCGCGACTCGGTGCAGGGCGACGAAGAAGACCGCCACGTATTCCAGGTGGCGGATGGCAAGGCCAAGAGCGTGCCGGTGAAGGTGCTCGGTGAAACGGATGAGGTCACCGTTGCCACCGGTGCGCTCGACGCCAAGCTGCCGCTGGTGACGGAAGGCGCCACGCAGCTCGACGACGGCATGGTCGTGCGCATGCCGGCGGAGAAGACCAAGCCATGA
- a CDS encoding efflux RND transporter permease subunit: MSLPTLLARHARAIVIVAFALALAGLASSFTLPVGLFPQVSFPRVVVDLDAGDRPADQTALLLTRPVEEAIRTVPGVAGLRSETTRGSAQISVDFGWGRDMIASTLQVDSAIARVLPGLPAGASYNVRRMDPTVFPIISYALQSDTLSPVALRDLAQYQIVPLLASVQGLARVDVQGGETAEVEVEADPRKLAQYGLGLDDLATVVNGANQLAAVGRLQDRNQLYLVVADHSLQRIEAIRNIIVKNDAHGWVKLSDVASVHDGYVPQWVKVSEDGKAAVLFNVYEQPDGNAVQIASEVRAKLASFRLPKGVTLKSWYDQSELVVESAHSVRDAVLIGLLLAAAVLLLFLRNLRVTLIAMLVVPVTLAVTVLLLQVFGMSFNIMTLGGIAAAVGLVIDDVIVMVEHVARRAGALEGGGESAVLPAAREFLQPLTGSSLATLIVFVPLGLLSGVTGAFSKALSITMASALAVSWLVTAFVVPPLLRRWVDFHRWHDPGLDHERWLPRAHAHLYDAFARRPAWLLAFVLPLLVVGGVAYTHVTTGFMPSVDESGFVMDYYTKPGTSLPETARQVGQVEAILRSMPEVDTFSRRLGTGLGGDLGQSYHGDFFVRLKPDHERATEEVMSDVREHIEHEVPGVEVELAQLMEDLIGDLTAVPQPIEIKLYSADPKTLVPQAQKVAKAIADIPGVVEIKDGVQLAGDALNVQVDPDKATLEGMTAATVTQAINNALTGVVATQLPQATKSVGVRIRMPDAMRWKLPQLMELPVRAPDGHVFPLSRVASIVTENGQPQISRENLQQMVAVTARIDGRGMGAAVADVKKLLAQPGMLAADTRYELGGLYQQQQIAFVGLAKVFLMALVAEFVLLLFLYGRASLAFVVMGCSLFSATAVFIALWLCGVDLNITAMMGMTMIIGMGTEMAIFYVSEYVTLSQGMPPLQALRMASRDRLRPITMTTLAAILTLLPLALAWGQGAGIQQPLAIAIIAGLTLQYPLVLLVMPTLIGLVAGHGHHHQDHRA, translated from the coding sequence ATGAGTCTGCCGACGTTGCTGGCACGGCACGCGCGTGCCATCGTCATCGTGGCCTTTGCGCTGGCGCTCGCGGGCCTGGCCAGTTCCTTTACGTTGCCGGTCGGCCTGTTCCCGCAGGTGTCGTTCCCGCGCGTGGTGGTGGATCTCGATGCCGGCGACCGTCCGGCCGACCAGACCGCCCTGCTGCTGACCCGCCCGGTGGAAGAAGCCATCCGTACCGTGCCCGGCGTGGCCGGCCTGCGTTCGGAAACCACGCGCGGTTCGGCACAGATTTCCGTGGACTTCGGCTGGGGCCGCGACATGATCGCGTCCACCCTGCAGGTGGATTCGGCCATCGCACGCGTGCTGCCCGGCCTGCCGGCCGGCGCGTCGTACAACGTGCGCCGCATGGACCCGACGGTGTTTCCGATCATCTCCTATGCGTTGCAGTCGGACACGCTGTCGCCCGTGGCGCTGCGCGACCTGGCGCAATACCAGATCGTGCCGCTACTCGCCTCGGTGCAGGGCCTGGCGCGCGTGGACGTGCAGGGCGGCGAAACCGCCGAAGTGGAAGTGGAGGCCGACCCGCGCAAGCTTGCGCAATACGGCCTGGGCCTGGACGACCTCGCCACCGTCGTCAACGGCGCCAACCAGCTGGCCGCCGTCGGCCGCCTGCAGGATCGCAACCAGCTTTACCTCGTGGTCGCCGATCACTCGCTGCAGCGCATCGAGGCCATCCGCAACATCATTGTGAAGAACGATGCGCACGGCTGGGTGAAGCTGTCCGACGTCGCCAGCGTGCACGATGGCTACGTGCCGCAATGGGTGAAGGTGAGCGAGGACGGCAAGGCCGCCGTGCTGTTCAACGTCTACGAGCAACCGGACGGCAACGCCGTGCAGATCGCCAGCGAAGTGCGCGCCAAGCTGGCCTCCTTCCGGCTGCCCAAGGGCGTGACGCTCAAGTCCTGGTACGACCAGAGCGAGCTGGTGGTGGAGTCCGCGCACAGCGTGCGCGACGCCGTGCTGATCGGCCTGCTGCTGGCGGCGGCGGTGCTGTTGCTGTTCCTGCGCAACCTGCGCGTGACGCTGATCGCCATGCTGGTGGTGCCGGTGACGCTCGCCGTCACCGTGCTGCTGCTGCAGGTGTTCGGCATGAGCTTCAACATCATGACGCTGGGCGGCATCGCGGCCGCTGTGGGCCTGGTGATCGACGATGTGATCGTGATGGTCGAGCACGTCGCGCGTCGCGCGGGCGCGCTGGAAGGTGGCGGCGAATCGGCGGTGCTGCCAGCGGCGCGCGAATTCCTGCAGCCGCTCACCGGTTCAAGCCTGGCCACGCTGATCGTGTTCGTGCCGCTGGGCCTGCTCAGCGGCGTCACCGGCGCGTTCTCCAAGGCCTTGTCGATCACCATGGCCAGTGCGCTCGCCGTGTCGTGGCTGGTCACCGCCTTCGTGGTGCCGCCGCTGCTGCGGCGCTGGGTGGATTTCCATCGCTGGCACGATCCCGGGCTCGACCACGAGCGCTGGCTGCCGCGCGCGCACGCACACCTGTACGACGCGTTCGCGCGGCGTCCCGCCTGGCTGCTGGCCTTCGTGCTGCCGTTGCTGGTGGTCGGTGGCGTGGCCTATACGCATGTCACCACGGGCTTCATGCCGTCGGTGGACGAAAGCGGCTTCGTGATGGACTACTACACGAAACCGGGTACGTCACTGCCCGAAACCGCGCGGCAGGTGGGGCAGGTGGAAGCCATCCTGCGCTCCATGCCGGAGGTGGACACGTTCTCCCGCCGCCTGGGCACCGGCCTGGGCGGCGACCTGGGGCAGTCCTACCACGGTGACTTCTTCGTGCGCCTGAAGCCGGACCACGAGCGCGCCACCGAAGAGGTCATGAGCGACGTGCGCGAACACATCGAGCACGAAGTGCCCGGCGTCGAGGTGGAACTGGCGCAGCTGATGGAAGACCTGATCGGCGACCTTACCGCCGTGCCGCAGCCGATCGAGATCAAGCTGTATTCGGCCGATCCGAAGACCCTGGTGCCGCAGGCGCAGAAGGTTGCCAAGGCCATCGCCGATATCCCCGGCGTGGTGGAGATCAAGGACGGCGTGCAGCTGGCCGGCGATGCGCTGAACGTGCAGGTCGATCCGGACAAGGCCACGCTGGAAGGCATGACGGCGGCCACCGTGACGCAGGCCATCAACAATGCGCTGACCGGCGTGGTGGCCACGCAGTTGCCGCAGGCCACCAAGAGCGTGGGCGTGCGCATCCGCATGCCGGACGCCATGCGGTGGAAGCTGCCGCAGCTGATGGAGCTGCCGGTGCGTGCGCCCGACGGGCATGTGTTCCCGCTGAGCCGCGTGGCCAGCATCGTCACCGAGAACGGCCAGCCGCAGATCTCGCGTGAGAACCTGCAGCAGATGGTTGCCGTGACGGCGCGCATCGACGGACGTGGCATGGGCGCGGCGGTGGCGGACGTGAAGAAGCTGCTGGCGCAGCCGGGCATGCTGGCCGCCGACACGCGCTACGAACTGGGTGGCCTGTACCAACAGCAGCAGATCGCCTTCGTGGGCCTGGCCAAGGTGTTCCTGATGGCGCTGGTGGCCGAGTTCGTGCTGCTGCTGTTCCTCTATGGCCGGGCCAGCCTGGCGTTCGTGGTAATGGGTTGCTCGCTGTTCTCGGCCACGGCGGTGTTCATCGCGCTGTGGCTGTGCGGGGTGGACCTCAACATCACCGCGATGATGGGCATGACGATGATCATCGGCATGGGCACGGAGATGGCGATCTTCTATGTGTCGGAGTACGTCACCCTCTCGCAGGGGATGCCGCCGCTGCAGGCCCTGCGCATGGCCAGCCGCGACCGTCTGCGCCCGATCACCATGACCACGCTCGCCGCCATCCTCACCCTGCTGCCGCTGGCGCTGGCCTGGGGACAGGGCGCAGGCATCCAGCAACCGCTGGCGATTGCTATCATCGCCGGACTGACCCTGCAGTACCCGCTGGTGCTGCTGGTGATGCCGACGTTGATTGGCCTGGTGGCCGGGCATGGACACCACCACCAGGACCATCGCGCGTAG
- a CDS encoding ArnT family glycosyltransferase, with protein sequence MNSPAQVLRRLPPALWLLLLLPLLAVLSPVPIDETRYLSIAWEMRQTGQWVTLHLNGLPYFDKPPLLFWLLNMAWAVLGPSLWASRALLVACGIGCVALCGRLERRLAPDASGQAGWLMLGLIFFVLYTGVVMFDVLLCLWVLLGFVATVDYVQRREGKALALLFVASALGVLAKGPVMLLHLVGPILLAPWWSMPSPRVSWRTVVTLVLVAVLGGLPALGWAWAAVHHLNPADAQELLLHQTAGRVVKSFAHNRPVWWYLPWVPVLLLPWPLLLRWRRLGAAMGAWRVSQAARFGLSATLPALLAFCFVSGKQLHYLLPVMPGAAILLGAWLRHEPGLLAVKRLWILLAAMVGVLVWAVLRPAPLGSELLDHGTIMALYVLSAGLLVAAMLLLWLGRGAELASRAAPVALLVALAALPLVRLQAVSSLDVRGLAQQVNELRSRGVPLAHTANEPGLLTFLARMPSPLPEARDAVGWCAEHPDGVLLAYATGGKAPAGAIASTRLANGWVALLPAPLVVSRPKVIDKSGDAGAD encoded by the coding sequence ATGAATTCCCCTGCCCAAGTCTTACGGCGGCTGCCCCCCGCCCTCTGGTTGCTGCTGCTCTTGCCGCTGCTGGCGGTGCTGTCGCCCGTCCCCATCGACGAGACGCGCTACCTGAGCATCGCGTGGGAAATGCGCCAGACCGGTCAGTGGGTCACGCTGCATCTCAACGGGCTGCCGTACTTTGACAAGCCGCCGCTGCTGTTTTGGCTGTTGAACATGGCGTGGGCCGTGCTGGGGCCCTCGCTGTGGGCTTCGCGCGCTCTGCTGGTGGCCTGCGGCATCGGTTGCGTGGCGCTGTGCGGGCGGCTGGAGCGACGGCTGGCCCCTGATGCCTCCGGGCAGGCCGGCTGGCTGATGCTCGGGCTGATCTTCTTCGTGCTGTACACCGGCGTGGTGATGTTCGACGTGCTGCTGTGCCTGTGGGTGCTGCTGGGCTTCGTCGCCACGGTTGACTACGTGCAACGGCGCGAGGGCAAGGCCCTGGCCCTGCTGTTCGTGGCCAGTGCACTAGGCGTGCTGGCCAAGGGGCCGGTGATGCTGCTGCATCTGGTGGGGCCGATCCTGCTCGCGCCCTGGTGGTCCATGCCGTCGCCGCGCGTGTCCTGGCGCACCGTGGTGACCCTGGTGCTGGTGGCGGTGCTGGGCGGCCTGCCGGCACTGGGCTGGGCGTGGGCGGCGGTGCATCACCTCAATCCCGCCGACGCGCAGGAACTGCTGCTGCACCAGACGGCGGGGCGCGTGGTGAAAAGCTTCGCGCACAACCGCCCGGTCTGGTGGTATCTGCCGTGGGTCCCCGTGCTGTTGCTGCCGTGGCCGCTGCTGCTGCGTTGGCGCCGTCTCGGCGCGGCGATGGGCGCATGGCGCGTGTCGCAGGCGGCGCGTTTCGGCCTGAGCGCGACCCTGCCGGCGCTGCTGGCGTTCTGTTTCGTCAGCGGCAAGCAACTGCACTACCTGCTGCCGGTGATGCCGGGCGCGGCGATCCTGCTCGGCGCGTGGCTGCGCCATGAGCCCGGGTTGCTGGCGGTGAAACGGTTGTGGATCTTGCTGGCCGCGATGGTGGGTGTGCTGGTGTGGGCGGTGCTGCGGCCGGCGCCGCTGGGCAGCGAACTGCTGGATCACGGCACCATCATGGCGTTGTACGTGTTGTCGGCGGGCCTGCTCGTGGCCGCGATGCTGCTGCTGTGGCTGGGGCGCGGCGCCGAGCTGGCATCGCGCGCCGCGCCGGTGGCGCTGCTCGTCGCGCTGGCCGCGCTGCCGCTGGTGCGCCTGCAGGCAGTCAGCTCGCTCGACGTGCGGGGGCTGGCGCAGCAGGTGAACGAGCTGCGCTCACGCGGCGTGCCGCTGGCGCATACGGCCAACGAACCCGGTCTGCTGACCTTCCTTGCGCGCATGCCCTCGCCGCTTCCCGAGGCGCGTGATGCGGTGGGCTGGTGCGCGGAGCATCCCGATGGCGTATTGCTGGCCTATGCCACCGGCGGCAAGGCGCCGGCCGGCGCGATCGCCAGCACGCGGCTGGCCAATGGCTGGGTCGCGCTGCTGCCTGCGCCGTTGGTGGTCAGTCGCCCCAAGGTGATCGACAAGTCGGGCGACGCAGGCGCTGATTAA
- a CDS encoding tetratricopeptide repeat-containing diguanylate cyclase, with the protein MVRSGRHCRNLLLAACLLPGLWMGAAVAATPPSVEGTEEMLDRADRIKTSNHDEFLKLLGELDQRKNELTLARQWRLRYLDAWQTAYEGRYEQAKPQLTEVINLSGDATLQVRATATLVNILGYGRRYEDAFTRLNMLIDQLPTVKDTEARYQALGEAAQFLAMAGQYDLASGYAQQILDDPALRDHTCQGMSFKLHALYRNGDIKGTDPGFDRGIDACLANKQELFGNEMRADRADYAIKQGRADEALALLQSHYDEVRAYRYPALIASFDTLLARAYWERGDLAQARKYANATLDDSVRDEYAQSRSQAYQVLYNVENRLGNVQAALDYHEKYMDADKGYLTDVTARALAYQTVRQQLLANKVQVDALNKQNEILQLQRKLDRKEMETSRLYIALLLTIVASIAFWLLRTKRSQLRFKRLATRDSLTGVHSRQHFVDEVEVALRVSARSTRDACLVLLDLDHFKDVNDTHGHVIGDLVLKRAVAACQHHLRRHDIFGRLGGEEFAVFMPDCSASQARERAERIRQAIAAAPLWGETRHVIISASFGVASTDRSGYDLHQLMIDADNALYQAKRDGRNRVVYGQLGDFIAPIEPTAPANDNAPMGSAASVNRP; encoded by the coding sequence ATGGTCCGTTCCGGCCGCCATTGCCGGAACCTGCTCCTGGCGGCATGCCTGCTGCCGGGGCTGTGGATGGGTGCGGCCGTCGCGGCCACGCCGCCCTCCGTGGAAGGCACCGAGGAGATGCTGGACCGGGCCGACCGCATCAAGACCTCCAACCACGACGAATTCCTCAAGCTGCTGGGCGAGCTTGACCAGCGGAAGAACGAACTCACCCTGGCCCGGCAATGGCGGCTTCGCTACCTGGATGCCTGGCAGACGGCCTACGAGGGCCGCTACGAGCAGGCCAAGCCCCAGCTCACCGAAGTGATCAACCTGTCCGGCGACGCGACGCTGCAGGTCAGGGCCACGGCCACCCTGGTGAATATCCTGGGCTACGGCCGGCGTTACGAAGATGCGTTCACCCGGCTGAACATGCTCATCGATCAGCTGCCGACCGTGAAAGACACCGAGGCCCGCTACCAGGCGCTGGGCGAAGCGGCCCAATTCCTGGCCATGGCGGGCCAGTACGATCTCGCCTCGGGCTACGCGCAGCAGATCCTGGACGACCCCGCGTTGCGCGACCACACATGCCAGGGCATGTCCTTCAAGCTGCACGCGCTTTACCGCAACGGCGACATCAAGGGCACCGACCCTGGCTTCGATCGCGGCATCGATGCCTGCCTGGCCAACAAGCAGGAACTGTTCGGCAATGAGATGCGGGCAGACCGCGCCGACTACGCGATCAAGCAGGGCCGCGCCGACGAGGCCCTGGCACTGCTGCAGTCGCATTACGACGAAGTGCGTGCGTATCGCTACCCCGCGCTCATCGCGAGCTTCGACACCCTGCTCGCACGCGCCTATTGGGAACGGGGCGACCTGGCACAGGCACGCAAGTACGCCAACGCCACCCTCGACGACTCCGTGCGGGACGAGTACGCCCAATCGCGCAGCCAGGCGTACCAGGTGCTGTACAACGTGGAAAACCGGCTGGGCAATGTGCAGGCCGCGCTGGACTACCACGAGAAGTACATGGACGCGGACAAGGGCTATCTCACTGACGTGACGGCCCGCGCCCTCGCCTACCAGACCGTCAGGCAGCAGTTGCTGGCCAACAAGGTGCAGGTCGACGCGCTGAACAAGCAGAACGAGATCCTGCAGCTGCAGCGCAAACTGGATCGCAAGGAGATGGAAACCAGCCGGCTGTATATCGCCCTGCTGCTGACCATCGTGGCGTCCATCGCCTTCTGGCTGCTGCGCACCAAGCGTTCACAGCTGCGCTTCAAGCGGCTCGCGACCCGCGACAGCCTGACCGGCGTGCACAGTCGCCAGCACTTTGTCGACGAGGTGGAAGTGGCCCTGCGCGTCTCCGCCAGGTCGACGCGCGATGCCTGCCTGGTGCTGCTGGACCTGGACCACTTCAAGGACGTGAACGACACGCACGGGCACGTCATCGGCGACCTCGTGCTCAAGCGCGCCGTCGCCGCCTGCCAGCACCACCTGCGGCGCCACGATATCTTTGGACGCCTTGGCGGCGAGGAATTCGCCGTATTCATGCCCGACTGCAGCGCCTCGCAGGCGCGCGAGCGCGCGGAACGTATCCGCCAGGCCATCGCCGCCGCGCCGCTCTGGGGTGAGACCCGGCACGTCATCATTTCCGCCAGCTTCGGCGTGGCGTCCACCGACCGCAGCGGGTACGACCTGCACCAGCTGATGATCGATGCCGACAACGCGCTCTACCAGGCCAAGCGCGATGGCCGCAATCGCGTCGTGTATGGCCAGCTCGGCGACTTCATCGCCCCCATCGAGCCCACCGCTCCGGCCAACGACAACGCCCCCATGGGCAGCGCGGCGAGCGTCAACCGGCCTTAG
- a CDS encoding alpha/beta fold hydrolase, translating into MATIQPPDPRAMESRLSTYRFVKVRGHRMAYRTCGDEGGAPVLLIHAFASRSASWETTAVTLARLGFRVIAPDLRGHGRSQWTSTYALMDFEQDLIALLDALALPQVSLIGHSLGGHLALKLATHQPERIRRVVVEAAPVPPCDDSDAAAIAAASSPPAWKGSLGRLGLGRLLQLVLLRRFDVRSARSVLPELRRPMPLWWNRLATLPVPCLLLAGRDDGLVTTRLPLLASRLPRATARQLGSGHRLHGEHTEAFLAAVVPFLGGA; encoded by the coding sequence ATGGCGACGATTCAACCGCCGGACCCGCGCGCCATGGAAAGCCGCCTGTCGACGTACCGTTTCGTGAAAGTGCGTGGCCATCGCATGGCTTATCGCACCTGTGGCGACGAGGGCGGCGCGCCGGTGCTGCTGATCCACGCCTTCGCAAGCCGCTCGGCCAGCTGGGAAACCACCGCCGTGACGCTGGCGCGGCTGGGCTTTCGGGTCATCGCGCCAGATCTTCGCGGGCATGGCCGCAGCCAATGGACATCCACCTACGCGCTGATGGATTTCGAACAGGATCTGATCGCGCTGCTCGACGCGCTGGCGCTGCCACAGGTCAGCCTGATCGGCCACTCGCTGGGCGGCCACCTCGCGCTGAAGCTGGCGACACACCAACCGGAACGCATCCGGCGAGTGGTGGTGGAAGCCGCGCCCGTACCGCCTTGCGATGACAGCGATGCCGCCGCCATCGCCGCGGCGTCATCGCCACCGGCATGGAAAGGCTCCCTGGGACGGCTGGGCCTGGGTCGCCTGCTCCAGCTCGTCCTCCTGCGGCGTTTCGATGTCCGCTCCGCCCGTTCGGTGCTGCCGGAGCTGCGCCGCCCGATGCCGCTATGGTGGAACCGCCTCGCCACCCTGCCTGTGCCTTGCCTGCTGCTCGCCGGCCGCGATGACGGACTCGTCACCACGCGCCTGCCGCTGCTGGCGTCGCGGCTTCCCCGGGCCACCGCACGGCAACTTGGCAGCGGACATCGCCTGCACGGCGAACACACCGAAGCGTTCCTTGCCGCCGTCGTTCCCTTCCTTGGCGGCGCATGA
- a CDS encoding fumarylacetoacetate hydrolase family protein, which translates to MRFQQDGRTGVAVDAGDGWRARFLDEEGVPFDVSVIAASDEATRTAWIDRLQGGFALDADRVTCLPPAAHPGKIICLGLNYRDHAREIELPSPSYPTLFARFASSLVGHGQPLVRPRVSSKFDYEGELVLMLGRGGRHIAREDALDHVFAYGVFNDASVRDVQFRTSQWTMGKNFDGTGAFGPWLVTADELPPGATGLMLETRLNGEVMQRASTSDMVFGVAQTIAIISEGMTLAAGDLIVMGTPSGVGSGRKPPVYMKPGDVCEVSIERIATLRNTVVQES; encoded by the coding sequence ATGCGCTTTCAGCAGGACGGACGAACGGGTGTGGCGGTGGACGCCGGCGATGGATGGCGCGCACGCTTCCTCGACGAAGAAGGCGTTCCCTTCGATGTCAGCGTTATCGCCGCGAGCGACGAAGCGACGCGCACGGCATGGATCGACCGCCTGCAAGGTGGCTTCGCCCTCGACGCGGACCGCGTCACTTGCCTGCCGCCGGCTGCCCATCCGGGCAAGATCATCTGCCTTGGACTCAACTATCGCGATCATGCCCGCGAAATCGAGCTGCCATCGCCGTCCTATCCCACGCTGTTCGCGCGCTTTGCCTCGAGCCTGGTCGGCCACGGGCAACCGCTTGTGCGCCCGCGCGTGTCCAGCAAGTTCGATTACGAAGGCGAACTGGTCCTGATGCTTGGCCGCGGTGGCCGGCACATCGCGCGGGAGGACGCGCTCGATCATGTCTTCGCCTATGGCGTGTTCAACGATGCTTCGGTACGCGATGTCCAGTTTCGTACCTCGCAGTGGACCATGGGCAAGAACTTCGACGGCACGGGCGCGTTCGGCCCGTGGCTGGTCACCGCCGACGAACTGCCGCCCGGCGCCACCGGGCTGATGCTGGAGACGCGCCTCAACGGCGAGGTGATGCAGCGCGCCTCCACCAGCGACATGGTGTTTGGCGTGGCGCAGACCATCGCCATCATCAGCGAAGGCATGACGCTTGCCGCTGGCGACCTGATCGTGATGGGCACGCCCTCGGGCGTGGGTTCGGGACGCAAGCCGCCGGTGTACATGAAGCCCGGTGACGTGTGCGAGGTATCCATCGAACGCATCGCGACCTTGCGCAACACGGTGGTGCAGGAGTCGTGA